A region of Reichenbachiella carrageenanivorans DNA encodes the following proteins:
- a CDS encoding DUF2911 domain-containing protein produces MNMKLSSRWVLVVILTPLALSGCYRPEYPSKFISSDLREFESYQKKCASRPSPPARSLTTIDRTDIFVTYSQPAVKERKIWGGLVPYHKVWRTGANEATVLSATGDILVNGDTLLAGNYALYTIPAEDKWTVILNTKYEVWGAYDYDQSLDVLRFDVVPTIVPDISERLTFEVDETGIVYFAWDRLRFDFKVQPL; encoded by the coding sequence ATGAATATGAAATTAAGCAGTAGGTGGGTACTAGTAGTTATCCTCACCCCTCTTGCATTGAGCGGTTGCTACCGTCCAGAATACCCATCTAAATTCATCTCATCGGATTTAAGGGAATTTGAATCCTATCAAAAAAAATGTGCTTCACGTCCCTCTCCCCCTGCCAGATCGCTCACTACCATAGACCGAACAGACATATTTGTAACTTATAGTCAACCAGCTGTGAAAGAACGTAAAATATGGGGTGGTCTAGTCCCCTATCATAAAGTCTGGAGAACTGGTGCCAACGAGGCTACCGTACTCTCTGCCACGGGAGACATATTGGTGAATGGTGACACCTTGCTGGCAGGCAACTACGCTCTATATACCATACCTGCAGAAGACAAATGGACGGTAATCCTTAATACAAAATATGAAGTATGGGGTGCCTACGACTATGATCAATCATTAGATGTACTTCGATTCGATGTAGTACCTACTATAGTACCAGACATTTCGGAGCGGTTAACTTTCGAGGTAGACGAAACTGGTATTGTGTACTTTGCTTGGGATCGACTTAGATTTGACTTTAAAGTACAGCCTCTTTAA
- a CDS encoding peroxiredoxin family protein, translating to MKYAVLLFFAFVWSGSDQKSFQEGQVAPDIEMTNLKGEVVKLSSLRGQMVFIDFWASWCKPCRKENPEIVRVYQTYKDESFDNGEGFAVFSVSLDKKQEAWQKAIVKDSLIWDTHVSDLKGWKSDAAVAYGISSIPMSYLIDGDGVIVAVNPRGDKLEKELKKNRKSDSWFKSLFDK from the coding sequence ATGAAATACGCCGTTTTACTTTTTTTTGCCTTTGTATGGTCTGGGTCTGATCAAAAATCTTTTCAAGAGGGGCAGGTTGCTCCAGATATCGAAATGACTAATCTGAAAGGCGAGGTGGTCAAGCTTTCTTCGTTGAGAGGACAAATGGTTTTTATAGATTTTTGGGCTTCGTGGTGTAAGCCTTGTAGGAAAGAAAATCCAGAGATTGTACGTGTATATCAAACGTATAAGGATGAATCTTTCGACAATGGAGAGGGCTTTGCTGTATTCAGTGTATCGCTTGATAAAAAACAAGAGGCTTGGCAAAAGGCGATTGTAAAAGACAGTCTAATCTGGGATACTCATGTAAGTGATCTTAAAGGATGGAAAAGCGATGCAGCAGTCGCCTACGGCATTTCGAGTATTCCGATGAGCTACCTGATCGATGGAGATGGGGTAATCGTAGCCGTAAACCCAAGAGGGGATAAACTAGAAAAGGAACTTAAAAAGAATCGTAAATCCGATTCTTGGTTTAAGTCCCTTTTTGATAAGTGA